Proteins encoded within one genomic window of Streptomyces profundus:
- the corA gene encoding magnesium/cobalt transporter CorA → MIRPLRAAFELAWRQRPAEVVDDERTVVTNAVVDCAVYRDGVRRPEAGDPASAIRQVRRRGRGTFVWIGLHEPTEDELAGVASQFGLHPLAVEDAVHAHQRPKLEQYDETLFMVLKTVRYVGHSELTETSEVVESSEIMVFVGADFVITVRHGSHGSLGTLRRRLEGAPEQLAKGPSAVLHAIADQVVDHYLDVTAAVRDDIDEIESAVFADTRGSAAEVGRIYQLKREVLELKRAVGPLDRPLQRLSESSLAVIDPDIRSYFRDVADHLTRVSDQVTGYDSLIDSILQANLAQVQATQNEDMRKITAWAAIIAVPTMVCGVYGMNFDHMPELHWRFGYPLVLAVIATASFLIHRGFRRNGWL, encoded by the coding sequence ATGATTCGTCCGCTCCGCGCGGCCTTCGAGCTGGCCTGGCGGCAGCGTCCCGCCGAGGTTGTCGACGACGAGCGCACGGTGGTGACCAACGCCGTGGTGGACTGCGCGGTCTACCGGGACGGGGTGCGTCGCCCCGAAGCGGGGGACCCCGCCTCGGCGATCCGCCAGGTCAGGCGGCGCGGGCGCGGCACGTTCGTCTGGATCGGGCTCCATGAGCCGACGGAGGACGAACTCGCCGGTGTGGCCTCGCAGTTCGGGCTGCACCCGCTGGCCGTCGAGGACGCGGTGCACGCGCATCAGCGGCCCAAGCTGGAGCAGTATGACGAGACGCTCTTCATGGTGCTCAAGACCGTTCGCTATGTCGGCCACAGTGAGCTGACCGAGACCAGCGAGGTGGTGGAGAGCAGCGAGATCATGGTCTTCGTCGGCGCCGACTTCGTGATCACCGTCCGCCATGGGAGCCATGGCTCGCTCGGCACGCTGCGGCGCCGGCTCGAAGGGGCGCCCGAGCAGTTGGCGAAGGGGCCGTCGGCGGTGCTGCACGCGATCGCCGACCAGGTGGTGGACCACTATCTGGACGTGACGGCGGCGGTGCGGGACGACATCGACGAGATCGAGTCGGCGGTGTTCGCCGACACCCGCGGCAGTGCCGCCGAGGTCGGGCGGATCTACCAGCTGAAGCGGGAGGTCCTGGAGCTGAAGCGCGCGGTCGGCCCGCTGGACCGTCCGCTCCAGCGGCTCTCCGAGTCCTCGCTGGCCGTGATCGACCCGGACATCCGCAGCTACTTCCGCGATGTCGCCGACCACCTCACCCGGGTCTCCGACCAGGTGACCGGCTATGACTCGCTGATCGACTCGATTCTCCAGGCCAATCTGGCGCAGGTGCAGGCGACGCAGAACGAGGACATGCGGAAGATCACGGCCTGGGCGGCGATCATCGCGGTGCCCACCATGGTCTGCGGCGTCTACGGCATGAACTTCGACCATATGCCTGAGCTGCACTGGCGGTTCGGGTATCCGCTGGTGCTCGCGGTCATCGCGACGGCGAGCTTCCTGATCCACCGGGGCTTCCGACGGAACGGCTGGCTCTAG
- a CDS encoding TraM recognition domain-containing protein, producing the protein MIYLVQSWASAESRFGRAVAKELAAITNNTLVLGGSHDVSLLRDLQELCGTAEVFKTSTTLTRDARGGPPGSSRAVSQDREPVLRAHEISRLETTTGQALLLAGNLPPVLVELPPLTEHPDWPTIQQEIHTIRTHADTTRAAALAEPNEPADPPPNPWDVLSARAEVDCWARSGGARRRWLR; encoded by the coding sequence GTGATCTACCTCGTCCAGTCCTGGGCCTCAGCCGAAAGCCGATTCGGGCGCGCCGTCGCCAAGGAACTCGCCGCCATCACCAACAACACCCTGGTTCTCGGCGGCTCCCACGACGTCTCCCTCCTGCGCGATCTCCAAGAACTGTGCGGCACGGCCGAGGTGTTCAAGACCTCAACCACCCTCACCCGTGACGCACGCGGCGGACCACCAGGCAGCAGCCGCGCCGTCAGCCAGGACCGCGAACCCGTCCTCCGCGCCCATGAGATCAGTCGCCTGGAAACCACCACCGGCCAGGCCCTGCTCCTCGCGGGCAACCTCCCACCGGTCCTCGTCGAACTCCCCCCACTCACCGAACACCCGGACTGGCCCACCATCCAGCAGGAGATCCACACCATCCGCACCCACGCCGACACCACCCGCGCCGCGGCCCTCGCCGAACCGAACGAACCTGCCGACCCGCCCCCGAACCCCTGGGACGTGCTCTCCGCGCGAGCGGAGGTGGACTGCTGGGCACGGTCAGGAGGCGCTCGCCGCCGGTGGCTTCGTTGA
- a CDS encoding YajQ family cyclic di-GMP-binding protein: protein MADSSFDIVSKVDRQEVDNALNQAAKEISQRYDFRGVGASIGWSGEAIEIRANAEERTKAVLDIFQSKLIKRGISLKALDTGEPMASGKEYRLVSSVKEGISTEDAKKVAKLIRDEGPKGVKAQVQGDELRVSSKSRDSLQEVQRLVKEADFDFAVQFVNYR, encoded by the coding sequence ATGGCCGACTCCAGTTTCGACATTGTCTCCAAGGTCGATCGGCAGGAGGTCGACAACGCCCTCAACCAGGCCGCCAAGGAGATCTCGCAGCGCTATGACTTCCGTGGGGTGGGAGCCTCCATCGGCTGGTCCGGCGAGGCGATCGAGATCCGGGCCAACGCCGAGGAGCGGACGAAGGCCGTCCTGGACATCTTCCAGTCCAAGCTGATCAAGCGCGGCATCTCCCTCAAGGCGCTGGACACCGGTGAGCCCATGGCGTCGGGGAAGGAGTACCGGCTGGTGTCCAGCGTCAAGGAGGGCATCTCCACCGAGGACGCCAAGAAGGTCGCCAAGCTGATCAGGGACGAGGGCCCCAAGGGCGTCAAGGCGCAGGTGCAGGGGGACGAGCTGCGGGTCAGCTCGAAGAGCCGGGACTCCCTTCAGGAGGTACAACGCCTGGTGAAGGAGGCGGACTTCGACTTCGCTGTGCAGTTTGTGAACTATCGCTAG
- a CDS encoding MinD/ParA family ATP-binding protein, whose protein sequence is MSVAERGWNTALRAVQMTFGGPRSIVFVNPKGGSFTTTSTLMAARTFGVHRGGGVVAIDNNETRGTLGERVLRAGHANTARELLAAMDLFRGPAARLGDLGQFTRGQGPAHFDVLASDERPEVTGQLDAEAFGQLHELFRRYYRLILIDSGNNVRAPNWIAAVRQADLLVITTTVREDTASSALWMADVLERGVLEPGTLKRRSVALVCDPAPDCDGDLRRLLLDTFGERCHTAVPIPYEPALVGGGQIDYTRLSSATHTAWLYACAAMASAISPVWEG, encoded by the coding sequence ATGTCGGTGGCCGAGCGGGGGTGGAACACGGCCTTGCGCGCTGTCCAGATGACCTTCGGTGGGCCGCGTTCCATCGTGTTCGTCAACCCGAAGGGCGGGTCCTTCACGACCACATCGACGTTGATGGCGGCCCGGACCTTCGGGGTTCATCGGGGCGGTGGGGTGGTCGCGATCGACAACAACGAGACGCGCGGCACGCTGGGGGAGCGGGTCCTCCGCGCCGGCCATGCCAACACCGCGCGGGAGCTCCTCGCGGCGATGGATCTCTTCCGTGGCCCGGCCGCTCGGTTGGGTGACCTGGGCCAGTTCACGCGAGGCCAAGGGCCCGCTCATTTCGACGTGTTGGCCAGTGACGAGCGGCCCGAAGTCACTGGCCAGCTCGACGCCGAGGCGTTCGGGCAGCTCCATGAGCTGTTCCGGCGCTACTACCGGCTGATTCTGATCGACTCGGGCAACAACGTGCGTGCGCCCAACTGGATCGCCGCGGTACGTCAGGCGGACCTGTTGGTCATCACCACCACCGTGCGGGAGGACACGGCGTCCTCGGCGCTGTGGATGGCGGATGTCCTGGAGCGCGGCGTGTTGGAGCCGGGAACCCTGAAGCGGCGGAGCGTCGCACTGGTCTGTGACCCGGCACCCGACTGTGACGGTGACCTGCGTCGACTGCTGTTGGACACCTTCGGCGAGCGTTGTCACACGGCGGTGCCGATCCCTTACGAGCCGGCGTTGGTCGGCGGAGGCCAGATCGATTACACGCGGCTGTCGTCCGCCACTCACACCGCCTGGCTCTATGCCTGTGCGGCGATGGCGTCGGCTATTTCTCCGGTGTGGGAAGGCTGA
- a CDS encoding lytic transglycosylase domain-containing protein, with amino-acid sequence MKQIGCLALPMALTVAGLALLVGLAPDDPQTAASTTHLDPDAPVPEAYRALIVTAARHCDEINAPLLATGIDVESGWDPNAVSDQGAKGLAQFTDATWQQWGDDANGDGRASALDPADAIDAQARYLCHLFADLADLPGDPTNKALAAYNAGPFAVRLHGGRPPTAETRDYVESVRALLPRYQAIATIPAAGDCDFTLDRPNPRSCQQAIDAARAEAASGDLTWERWCLAFVAEAYGWGASGEATANTAWRRLHAAGQTHPGDPNPPAGALLFYATDDTTGHVALHLGNGQVATNDIVAPGRIDIVPLDHLTHGPWHLTYRGWTPPDFPYGVAGISRVG; translated from the coding sequence ATGAAACAAATTGGTTGTCTCGCACTGCCGATGGCACTCACGGTCGCCGGCCTGGCCCTCCTGGTGGGCCTCGCCCCGGACGATCCACAAACGGCGGCGAGCACCACCCATCTCGATCCGGACGCACCGGTACCCGAGGCGTACCGCGCGCTGATCGTCACAGCCGCCCGACACTGCGACGAGATCAACGCCCCGCTGCTGGCCACAGGGATCGACGTCGAGTCCGGCTGGGACCCGAACGCGGTATCGGACCAGGGAGCCAAGGGGCTCGCCCAGTTCACCGACGCCACCTGGCAACAGTGGGGCGACGACGCCAACGGCGACGGCCGCGCCTCCGCCCTCGACCCGGCCGACGCCATCGATGCCCAGGCCCGCTACCTCTGCCACCTCTTCGCGGACCTCGCCGACCTCCCCGGCGACCCGACGAACAAGGCCCTCGCCGCCTACAACGCCGGCCCCTTCGCCGTCCGCCTCCACGGCGGACGCCCACCCACCGCAGAAACCCGGGACTACGTCGAATCCGTCCGCGCGCTCCTCCCCCGTTACCAGGCCATCGCCACCATCCCAGCTGCGGGCGACTGCGACTTCACCCTCGACCGCCCCAACCCCCGCAGCTGCCAACAGGCCATCGACGCGGCGAGGGCCGAGGCCGCCTCCGGCGACCTCACCTGGGAGCGCTGGTGCCTGGCGTTCGTCGCCGAGGCATACGGCTGGGGAGCGTCAGGCGAGGCCACCGCCAACACCGCCTGGCGCCGGCTCCACGCCGCCGGCCAGACCCACCCCGGCGACCCCAACCCACCAGCCGGCGCGCTCCTCTTCTACGCCACCGACGACACCACCGGCCACGTCGCCCTCCACCTCGGCAACGGCCAGGTCGCCACCAACGACATCGTCGCCCCAGGCCGCATCGACATCGTCCCCCTGGACCACCTCACCCACGGCCCCTGGCACCTCACCTACCGGGGCTGGACCCCACCCGACTTCCCCTACGGAGTGGCGGGCATCAGCAGGGTGGGGTGA
- a CDS encoding GNAT family N-acetyltransferase, translating into MKATLITELRSAYDAQLRGVTPPGGSARIEKDGPLTRVVGWHRGFVTGPHDLGVYGEELDTLIARQRDFYAARGEAVEWKTRAHDLPADLTDRLTAAGFVAEDSETVLIGQSAALAAEPVLPDGVTLRRVTARSDLHRIVAMESTVWGENRSWLADDLTARIENAPENTIVLVAEARTEVVCAAWLVFKDGVDFGGLWGGSTLKEWRRQGIYRAMVAHRAQLAAARDVPYIYVDASADSAPILTRLGLHTVTRTTPYVWSP; encoded by the coding sequence GTGAAGGCCACTCTGATCACCGAACTCCGCAGCGCATATGACGCCCAACTCCGTGGTGTCACCCCGCCTGGCGGTAGCGCCCGCATCGAAAAGGACGGCCCATTGACCCGTGTCGTCGGTTGGCATCGTGGCTTCGTCACGGGCCCACACGACCTCGGTGTGTACGGGGAAGAGCTCGACACGCTCATAGCACGGCAGCGTGACTTCTACGCTGCCCGTGGCGAGGCGGTCGAATGGAAGACCCGCGCCCATGATCTGCCCGCCGACCTCACCGACCGACTCACGGCGGCCGGCTTCGTCGCCGAGGACAGCGAGACCGTGCTCATCGGGCAATCCGCAGCCCTTGCCGCCGAACCCGTCCTGCCCGACGGCGTGACCCTCCGCCGTGTCACCGCCAGATCAGACCTCCACCGCATCGTCGCCATGGAGAGCACCGTCTGGGGCGAAAACCGGAGTTGGCTCGCCGACGACCTGACCGCCCGGATCGAAAACGCCCCAGAGAACACCATCGTCCTCGTCGCCGAGGCACGCACCGAAGTCGTCTGCGCCGCCTGGCTGGTATTCAAGGACGGCGTCGACTTCGGCGGGCTCTGGGGCGGCTCAACGCTCAAGGAATGGCGTCGGCAGGGCATCTACCGGGCCATGGTCGCCCACCGAGCCCAACTCGCTGCTGCCCGCGACGTCCCCTACATCTACGTCGACGCCTCAGCCGACAGCGCCCCGATCCTCACCCGCCTGGGCCTACACACAGTCACAAGAACGACACCGTATGTCTGGTCGCCCTGA
- the cas3 gene encoding CRISPR-associated helicase Cas3' — protein sequence MTEERLRVATCTALDTRQWGKEHGLDRPYPVVCHLLDTGAVYRVLWDTVLGETMRARIAVALGLTVEAAREVTAFWAALHDLGKITPPFQAQVEAAFARLSGEPAYRFSQGAEKQREFRHEMATHRALVGLLAEIGYPDHAMSRRSVAHQVAQLLGGHHGHFGGVLKRRDLLLDSQCQPALGEEGWGEQRRVHLHEVRRVLGADGVPKAGLPAELAVVVAGLVVVSDWLASQTSSVRALLPPPDWAGTPEQLDAYFARAVLQAEDAVGRSRLGRARFDERSFDAIFPFSPNPLQRDIVEQLPALVEERGPGLVLVTAPTGDGKTEAALFAASVLGRAADARGLYFALPTMATADGMFPRVRKYAKAALSGERALTLLHSMAWLSPVYTDSPADEPDGPEAPSELAEVSAARTTVIESDGWLRGAKRPMLASLGAGTIDQALAAMLPVKHNALRLFGLSEKVFIVDEAHAYGPWMQQHLVRLLEWLGAMRTPVVLLSATLTGQAAGSLVEAYRRGAGFTEPLEFDPCYPGWLFADVRTGQVTKPRPTGTLRGRTLDVDLRMVAWDVREPHLNPTRKGGRRAILREVLAPIPAEGGTALVCCTTVAEAQQTYRDLCGAFPELADRDGGIRLLHSRFPARERQRISEACEAAYGKPHSDQDAQSLEARPGSILVATQVVEQSLDLDFDLVVSDLAPLAQLLQRAGRCCRHARGRSGRPTWLADEDRPPLVVLAPAGSASASGLPGAMTAVYDPSLLVRTVTLLGQLPEGEITVPDDVQHLIDEVYAEDFAHGLDEAALRQLKGMDLDRSAREMVEKSMATTVDVVSPDGVNGDLGRLSKRDVGVTEDLLTTRLGADTGRMLCLYEQSPDHFTLDREGAVPLPRDWDKQPSRDSVRQLMQFVTPVPGKWAREAGGLKIRPASWEKQTLLRQLVLLPMTSPAGGGAWSLEVGSGVLSSSHVGLELSG from the coding sequence GTGACTGAAGAGCGACTCAGAGTGGCGACGTGCACGGCCCTGGACACCCGGCAGTGGGGTAAGGAGCACGGGCTGGACCGGCCGTACCCGGTGGTGTGTCACCTGCTGGACACGGGGGCGGTGTACCGCGTGCTGTGGGACACGGTGTTGGGCGAGACCATGCGGGCCCGTATCGCCGTGGCGCTCGGTCTCACGGTCGAGGCGGCGCGCGAAGTCACGGCGTTCTGGGCGGCCTTGCACGACCTGGGGAAGATCACCCCGCCGTTCCAGGCGCAGGTCGAGGCCGCGTTCGCACGGTTGAGTGGCGAGCCAGCGTACCGATTCAGTCAAGGGGCCGAGAAGCAGCGCGAGTTCCGGCACGAGATGGCCACCCACAGGGCGCTGGTCGGTCTGCTGGCCGAGATTGGCTATCCGGATCACGCCATGAGTCGCAGGTCCGTTGCTCACCAGGTGGCTCAGCTTCTCGGCGGTCACCACGGGCATTTCGGCGGCGTGCTCAAGCGGAGGGATCTGCTGCTGGACAGCCAGTGCCAACCGGCGTTGGGCGAGGAGGGTTGGGGCGAGCAACGGCGCGTCCATCTGCACGAGGTGCGGCGGGTCCTCGGGGCCGACGGCGTCCCCAAGGCTGGGCTTCCGGCCGAGTTGGCCGTCGTCGTCGCCGGACTCGTGGTCGTGTCCGACTGGCTGGCCAGCCAGACGTCGAGCGTCCGTGCGCTTCTCCCCCCACCCGACTGGGCCGGCACCCCGGAGCAGTTGGACGCGTACTTCGCGCGGGCCGTTCTCCAAGCCGAGGACGCCGTCGGCAGAAGTCGCCTGGGCCGAGCGCGTTTCGACGAGCGAAGCTTCGACGCGATCTTTCCCTTCTCTCCGAATCCTCTCCAGCGGGACATCGTCGAGCAGTTGCCGGCGCTGGTCGAGGAACGGGGGCCGGGGCTCGTTCTGGTGACCGCGCCCACCGGCGACGGGAAGACGGAGGCCGCTCTGTTCGCCGCGTCCGTCCTGGGACGCGCGGCGGACGCCCGGGGCCTCTACTTCGCGCTCCCCACGATGGCGACGGCCGACGGGATGTTCCCTCGCGTGCGGAAGTACGCCAAGGCCGCGCTGTCGGGCGAACGCGCGCTCACCCTCCTCCACTCCATGGCGTGGCTCAGCCCCGTCTACACCGACAGTCCCGCCGACGAGCCGGATGGCCCCGAAGCTCCCTCCGAGTTGGCGGAGGTCAGCGCGGCGCGGACCACGGTCATCGAGTCCGACGGTTGGTTGCGCGGCGCCAAGCGGCCGATGCTGGCTTCTCTCGGCGCCGGGACCATCGACCAGGCGCTGGCCGCGATGCTGCCCGTCAAGCACAACGCGCTCCGGCTCTTCGGGCTGTCGGAGAAGGTCTTCATCGTTGACGAGGCCCACGCCTACGGGCCATGGATGCAGCAGCATCTGGTGCGTCTTCTCGAATGGCTCGGAGCGATGAGGACGCCGGTGGTGCTTCTCTCGGCGACACTCACCGGGCAGGCCGCCGGCTCCCTGGTGGAGGCCTACCGCCGGGGCGCAGGCTTCACCGAACCGCTGGAGTTCGATCCCTGTTACCCGGGCTGGCTGTTCGCGGACGTGCGAACGGGTCAGGTAACCAAGCCACGCCCCACGGGCACGCTGCGTGGACGGACCCTCGACGTCGATCTCCGGATGGTCGCCTGGGACGTAAGGGAGCCGCATCTGAACCCCACCCGGAAGGGAGGACGTCGAGCGATCCTTCGCGAGGTACTCGCCCCGATCCCGGCTGAGGGCGGCACCGCGCTGGTCTGCTGCACGACCGTCGCCGAAGCGCAGCAGACATACCGCGACCTGTGCGGGGCGTTTCCCGAACTGGCGGACCGGGACGGCGGTATCCGACTGCTGCACTCCCGCTTCCCCGCCCGCGAGCGCCAACGGATCAGCGAGGCGTGCGAAGCGGCCTATGGCAAGCCGCACTCCGACCAGGACGCCCAGTCGCTTGAAGCCCGGCCGGGGTCGATTCTGGTGGCCACACAGGTCGTCGAGCAGTCACTCGATCTGGACTTCGACCTCGTCGTCAGTGACCTGGCGCCGTTGGCCCAACTTCTGCAACGCGCCGGCCGCTGCTGCCGCCACGCCCGGGGGCGGTCCGGCCGGCCCACGTGGCTCGCCGACGAGGATCGCCCACCCCTGGTGGTCTTGGCCCCGGCGGGCAGCGCCAGCGCCTCGGGACTCCCCGGCGCGATGACCGCGGTCTACGACCCGAGCCTGCTGGTCCGCACCGTGACCTTGCTCGGCCAACTCCCCGAAGGCGAGATCACCGTCCCCGACGACGTCCAGCACCTCATCGACGAGGTCTACGCGGAGGACTTCGCGCACGGGCTGGACGAGGCGGCGCTGCGCCAGCTCAAAGGGATGGATCTCGACCGGAGCGCCCGCGAGATGGTCGAGAAGAGCATGGCCACCACGGTCGACGTGGTCTCGCCCGACGGCGTGAACGGCGATCTCGGCAGGCTGAGTAAACGGGACGTCGGCGTCACGGAGGACCTCCTGACAACCCGCCTCGGCGCGGACACCGGCCGGATGCTCTGCCTCTACGAGCAGTCGCCGGACCACTTCACCCTGGACAGGGAAGGGGCTGTCCCCCTGCCACGCGACTGGGACAAGCAGCCGTCGCGCGACTCGGTGCGTCAGCTCATGCAGTTCGTGACCCCGGTCCCGGGCAAGTGGGCACGCGAGGCGGGCGGCCTCAAGATACGGCCCGCGAGCTGGGAGAAGCAGACGCTGCTACGGCAGTTGGTACTGCTTCCCATGACGTCGCCCGCCGGTGGCGGCGCCTGGAGCCTTGAGGTCGGGAGCGGCGTTCTCTCCAGCTCTCACGTCGGGCTTGAGCTGAGTGGTTGA
- a CDS encoding type IV secretory system conjugative DNA transfer family protein translates to MVDQPVTAYGYFLGHAVRPACGRMPLYSPYDQALRVIGPMGSGKTFRFLARLLRDVPGPALATSTKPDLIELTLGARQRRGPVVTLDPQELVPGQEPLHWSPIHGAADTVTAELRGRAFIAGARSRSSGGQDEAAAHYRQLAGTWLSCLLHAAALDGALLRDVLRWAKRPEDPAPRQILQHHPGAGPEWAENLLDATTGDDRAIGNTRSTLANALAAFAHQPVIDAVDVPPERATHIEELLDAAGTLYLLGKDSEHSSISPLVTATTEDVLDRAEQLAVTKPHRRLDPPLVAALDEAPNIARYPPSANASPTGEDADCV, encoded by the coding sequence GTGGTTGATCAACCGGTCACCGCATACGGGTACTTCCTCGGGCACGCCGTCCGCCCGGCCTGCGGCCGGATGCCGTTGTATTCGCCCTATGACCAGGCCCTCCGCGTCATCGGCCCGATGGGCTCGGGCAAGACATTCCGCTTCCTCGCCCGCCTGCTCCGCGATGTGCCGGGACCCGCGCTGGCCACCTCCACCAAGCCCGACCTCATCGAACTCACCCTCGGCGCCAGACAACGCCGAGGCCCCGTCGTCACCCTCGATCCACAGGAACTCGTGCCGGGCCAGGAGCCGTTGCACTGGTCACCGATCCACGGCGCGGCCGACACCGTCACCGCCGAACTGCGGGGCCGCGCCTTCATCGCCGGCGCGCGGAGTCGTAGCTCGGGCGGCCAGGACGAGGCAGCCGCCCACTATCGTCAGCTCGCCGGCACCTGGCTCTCCTGCCTCCTCCACGCCGCCGCGCTCGACGGGGCCTTGCTGCGGGACGTCCTGCGCTGGGCCAAACGCCCCGAAGACCCCGCACCCCGCCAGATCCTCCAGCACCACCCCGGCGCCGGCCCCGAGTGGGCCGAGAACCTGCTCGACGCCACCACCGGCGACGACCGCGCCATCGGCAACACCCGCTCCACCCTCGCCAACGCCCTCGCCGCCTTCGCCCACCAACCCGTCATCGACGCCGTCGACGTCCCACCCGAACGCGCCACGCACATCGAGGAGTTACTGGACGCGGCCGGCACGTTGTACCTGCTCGGCAAGGACAGCGAACACTCCAGCATCTCCCCACTGGTCACCGCCACCACCGAGGACGTGTTGGACCGCGCCGAACAGCTGGCCGTTACCAAACCCCACCGCCGCCTCGACCCCCCCCTTGTAGCCGCCCTGGACGAGGCCCCCAACATCGCCCGCTACCCTCCCTCCGCCAACGCGTCGCCGACGGGCGAGGACGCGGACTGTGTGTGA
- the casA gene encoding type I-E CRISPR-associated protein Cse1/CasA: protein MSPGGCCLLNTSWIPVRWIPPAEDSATEDLPEQVGFAELLRRAHEIAGLAVVDPPAHSALLRVLYALTVRVTGLDRVGTSEDDWADRRQQVWEDGRLPVDGIAEYADRYVHRFRVFDPEGGRPWMQDPRLEKQCDPAKTAGVNKLVVTRPAGNNHAWFRHNSDARPDLPTVSEAVLNLLVWHYWGPSGRCSAREVDGEKTASGTAGPLRTALSYHPEGETLFETLLAGLVPPDPRDRLDEDHCPWELAELPDPAAVPREPVGPCSRLTGRSQHALLLVPDDDSRDSHGTPTLVRDAYITWGNRAGRMARDDDFLIWQISQQGNRYPRPADSRRALWRDLDALLLAEPGGSAQAARPKVFASAAEMPEEVKLRVRALGFEQDGQAKDTQFVDGSTPPVLGFVEERVPRIAYPVAELKRLGERYGFRLVRTLKRAWGTYMGDPKSDASAWTTPAAARYWPGAEDQFWAVFRELSRDPERIDPGFDFEEARRAFLRLAENAYDEVTRSITGSQRGAKAVFEARVGLRRPPGKSQTQS, encoded by the coding sequence ATGTCCCCGGGCGGATGCTGCCTGCTCAACACCTCCTGGATTCCCGTGCGTTGGATCCCACCCGCAGAGGACTCCGCGACAGAGGACCTACCGGAACAGGTCGGCTTCGCCGAGCTGTTGCGCCGTGCCCACGAGATCGCCGGGTTGGCCGTGGTGGACCCGCCGGCGCACTCCGCGCTGTTGCGCGTGCTGTACGCGCTGACCGTGCGCGTCACCGGCCTGGACAGGGTGGGCACATCCGAGGACGACTGGGCCGATCGGCGTCAACAGGTATGGGAGGACGGTCGGCTGCCGGTCGACGGGATCGCGGAGTACGCCGACCGTTACGTGCACCGCTTCCGCGTGTTCGACCCCGAGGGGGGACGCCCGTGGATGCAGGACCCGAGGCTGGAGAAGCAGTGCGACCCGGCCAAGACCGCCGGGGTCAACAAGCTGGTAGTGACGCGGCCAGCGGGCAACAACCACGCCTGGTTCCGCCACAATTCGGACGCGAGGCCGGACCTGCCGACGGTTTCGGAGGCCGTTCTCAACCTGCTGGTGTGGCACTACTGGGGGCCCTCCGGGCGGTGCTCCGCCCGCGAGGTGGACGGGGAGAAGACCGCCAGCGGGACAGCTGGCCCGCTTCGGACCGCCCTGTCATACCACCCGGAGGGCGAGACGCTCTTCGAGACGTTGCTGGCCGGCCTTGTGCCGCCCGATCCACGCGACCGGCTCGATGAGGACCACTGCCCCTGGGAGTTGGCGGAGCTGCCCGACCCCGCCGCGGTGCCGAGGGAGCCGGTAGGGCCTTGCTCCCGGCTGACCGGCCGCTCCCAACACGCGCTCCTGCTCGTACCGGACGACGACTCGCGCGACAGCCACGGCACGCCGACCCTGGTGCGCGACGCGTACATCACCTGGGGAAACCGGGCGGGACGCATGGCCAGGGACGACGACTTCCTGATCTGGCAGATCAGTCAGCAGGGGAACCGCTACCCGCGCCCAGCGGACTCGCGGCGCGCGCTCTGGCGGGACCTGGACGCGTTGCTGCTCGCTGAGCCGGGGGGTTCCGCTCAGGCCGCGCGGCCGAAGGTGTTCGCCTCGGCCGCCGAGATGCCCGAGGAGGTCAAACTCCGGGTGCGCGCCCTGGGATTCGAACAGGACGGGCAGGCCAAGGACACGCAGTTCGTCGACGGCTCCACGCCGCCGGTTCTCGGATTCGTGGAGGAGCGGGTCCCGCGGATCGCTTACCCCGTTGCAGAGCTGAAGAGGTTGGGCGAACGTTACGGCTTCCGTCTGGTCAGGACGCTGAAGCGGGCCTGGGGAACATACATGGGCGATCCCAAGAGCGACGCGAGTGCGTGGACGACGCCCGCCGCCGCCCGGTACTGGCCCGGAGCGGAGGACCAGTTCTGGGCGGTCTTCCGGGAGTTGAGCCGCGATCCCGAACGGATCGACCCGGGCTTCGACTTCGAGGAAGCCCGTAGAGCCTTTCTCCGTCTCGCGGAGAACGCCTACGACGAGGTCACGCGCAGCATCACCGGGAGCCAACGAGGAGCCAAGGCTGTGTTCGAGGCACGCGTCGGCCTACGGCGGCCTCCCGGGAAAAGCCAGACGCAGAGCTGA